A stretch of Arachis hypogaea cultivar Tifrunner chromosome 15, arahy.Tifrunner.gnm2.J5K5, whole genome shotgun sequence DNA encodes these proteins:
- the LOC112747503 gene encoding disease resistance protein RGA2-like: MATDALLGILIGNLNTFVKKEIAALSGVDSQIQELSNNLQAIRALFQDAAEEQFTSHAIKDWLKKLSDAMHVLEDILEDCSMESNRLQSEGWLACFHPKTILFRHAISKRMKDMVKRFQRIDDDRRRFQLPLGVRQRQQEDDDQRLTGSAIPEHQMYGRDQDKHKIVDFFTEHASSIDGLSVYPIVGMAGLGKTTLARWVFNDERVIQHFDLRIWVCVSTNFNMMRILQSIVESSTGVNPNLSTLEAMQNKVQQVLLDKRCLLVLDDVWDNIKWEDLKSVLHYGGTKSVSILVTTRDQIVASAMETCPTQSHHLQPLPKDENWSLFTHYAFGPNKEQPAKLVEIGKEIVRRCVGNPLASKVVGSLLRNKREEKEWLNVLESKFWDIDAVMGALRLSYFHLNPSARQCFCFCALYPEDFRISKEQLIHLWMANGLIKSKGHLEVEDVGNQQWEELLQRSFFQEVSIDKYGNTTFKIHDLFLDLAHSIVGEEYKAYDESASLTNLSTRVHHVSYSGLPELNQNNLKNIESLRTFIDLDPAISNLFLMPPAIVLRKVQLCNSLRALRTRSSELPVLKSLTHLRYLNIYNSYITKLPKCVSRLQKLQILKLEHCHYLTCLPKHLAKLKDLSHLIIEGCWSLISMPPKIGELKHLKTLNIFIVDSKAKHGLAELHDLQLGGRLHIKGLENVQSEHDAREANLMNKKELSYLYLSWNSDSNSNSLCISPERVLEALEPPPNLKNLGINGYRGSQFPGWVRNTNIFSSLVNVILFDCNNCKQIPPLGKLPHLESLYVCGMKDVKYIDEDSYDGVEEKVAFKSLKELTLIELPKLERIVRDEGVEMLPLVSKLTIPCSQNMKLPLLQSVEVLVIEGLESNNEDVASFLEEIFLSMRYVKQLTIRRFPKLKVLPQELGTLSSLQELDIDDCVELESFVENVFQGLSFLRKLTISDCPRLKSLSSVAEHLTCLEILSIIVCPELMTLPTNMNKLTSLHDVGICAGEDNGRVPEGLQCIPSLKSLMLVEVDSLPEWLGDMTSLQRLFIGRSPRIRSVPSSFRNLTNLRSLTIEKCDGLEQRCQRETGEDWPNIAHVPHVELIPTQQQKHTCWELAKFSWNTRKANISGFPEFNIFNSMVEGLHEQNQD, translated from the exons ATGGCAACTGATGCTTTGCTTGGAATTCTCATTGGAAACTTGAACACTTTTGTTAAGAAAGAGATTGCAGCACTTTCCGGTGTTGACTCACAGATCCAAGAGCTGTCTAATAATCTCCAGGCAATCCGTGCATTGTTCCAAGATGCTGCAGAGGAGCAATTTACAAGCCATGCCATAAAGGACTGGCTGAAAAAGCTTTCCGATGCCATGCACGTGTTGGAAGATATCTTGGAAGATTGTTCAATGGAATCCAACCGTCTTCAAAGTGAAGGGTGGTTAGCCTGCTTCCATCCCAAGACTATTCTGTTTCGGCATGCTATCAGCAAGAGGATGAAAGACATGGTCAAGAGGTTCCAGCGTATTGATGATGATAGGAGAAGGTTTCAGCTGCCTTTGGGAGTCAGACAGAGGCAACAAGAAGATGATGATCAGAGGCTAACTGGTTCTGCCATCCCTGAGCACCAGATGTATGGAAGAGACCAAGATAAACACAAGATTGTAGATTTTTTCACAGAGCATGCCAGTAGCATTGATGGCCTCTCTGTGTATCCCATTGTTGGCATGGCAGGACTTGGAAAAACAACACTTGCTCGATGGGTCTTCAATGACGAGAGGGTGATCCAGCATTTTGATTTGAGAATTTGGGTTTGTGTTTCCACAAACTTCAATATGATGAGAATTCTACAGTCCATTGTAGAATCCTCCACCGGAGTGAACCCAAACCTCTCCACTTTAGAAGCAATGCAAAACAAAGTTCAACAAGTGTTGCTGGACAAACGGTGTTTGCTTGTTCTAGATGATGTGTGGGACAATATCAAATGGGAAGACTTAAAGTCCGTGTTGCATTATGGAGGAACCAAAAGTGTTTCAATTTTGGTCACGACACGCGATCAGATTGTTGCATCTGCCATGGAAACATGCCCTACTCAATCTCATCACTTACAGCCATTACCTAAGGATGAGAATTGGTCATTGTTCACACACTATGCATTTGGCCCAAACAAGGAGCAGCCTGCAAAGCTGGTGGAGATTGGCAAGGAAATCGTCAGAAGATGTGTGGGTAATCCCCTTGCATCCAAAGTTGTTGGAAGCCTTTTGCGTAAtaaaagagaggaaaaagaatGGCTCAATGTGTTGGAAAGTAAGTTTTGGGACATTGATGCTGTCATGGGTGCTTTGAGACTAAGTTATTTTCATTTGAACCCATCAGCACGGCAATGCTTTTGTTTTTGTGCTCTCTATCCTGAAGATTTTCGAATCTCAAAGGAACAGCTAATTCATCTTTGGATGGCCAATGGACTTATTAAATCCAAAGGGCATTTGGAGGTTGAAGATGTTGGTAACCAGCAATGGGAGGAGCTGCTCCAAAGATCATTTTTTCAAGAAGTATCGATTGACAAGTATGGAAACACCACCTTCAAGATCCATGACTTATTCCTTGATCTTGCCCACTCCATAGTGGGAGAAGAGTATAAAGCTTATGATGAGTCTGCAAGCTTGACCAATTTGTCAACAAGGGTCCACCATGTAAGTTACTCTGGCTTGCCTGAGTTAAACCAGAATAACTTGAAGAATATTGAGTCCTTGAGGACCTTTATTGATCTTGATCCAGCAATTAGCAATCTCTTCCTTATGCCTCCAGCAATCGTTTTGCGTAAAGTGCAGTTATGTAATTCTCTCCGAGCATTGCGTACAAGATCTTCTGAACTCCCAGTACTGAAAAGTTTAACACATTTGAGGTACTTGAATATTTACAATAGTTACATTACAAAGTTGCCAAAATGTGTTTCTAGGCTGCAGAAATTGCAAATTCTAAAGCTAGAACATTGTCACTATCTCACTTGTCTGCCCAAACACTTGGCAAAGTTGAAGGATCTCAGTCATCTGATAATTGAAGGATGTTGGTCATTAATATCAATGCCTCCGAAAATAGGGGAGTTGAAACATCTAAAAACACTgaatatttttattgttgattCAAAAGCCAAACATGGCTTAGCAGAGTTACATGATTTACAGCTTGGTGGAAGACTACACATTAAAGGTCTCGAGAATGTCCAGAGCGAACATGATGCTAGAGAGGCTAATTTGATGAATAAGAAGGAGCTGAgttatttatatttgtcttggaatTCTGATTCTAATTCTAATTCATTATGCATTAGTCCGGAGAGAGTACTTGAAGCCCTTGAGCCTCCCCCTAATCTCAAGAATTTGGGGATTAATGGTTATAGGGGATCACAATTCCCTGGTTGGGTGAGAAATACTAACATCTTTTCAAGCTTAGTTAATGTTATACTCTTTGACTGCAACAACTGTAAGCAGATTCCTCCACTTGGTAAATTACCACATTTAGAAAGTCTTTATGTATGTGGTATGAAAGATGTGAAGTACATTGATGAAGACTCGTATGATGGAGTGGAGGAGAAGGTGGCCTTTAAGTCCCTAAAGGAGCTAACTTTGATAGAGTTGCCAAAGTTAGAGAGGATTGTAAGGGACGAAGGAGTAGAGATGCTCCCACTTGTTTCCAAATTAACCATTCCATGCAGCCAGAATATGAAGTTGCCACTCCTTCAATCTGTGGAGGTACTTGTAATTGAAGGATTGGAATCTAACAATGAAGACGTGGCTTCCTTTCTGGAAGAAATCTTTCTGAGTATGCGCTATGTTAAACAGCTCACGATTCGTAGGTTTCCCAAACTGAAGGTGTTACCTCAAGAACTGGGCACCCTAAGCTCACTCCAGGAACTGGATATTGATGATTGTGTTGAGCTTGAGTCCTTCGTAGAGAATGTTTTTCAAGGCTTGAGTTTTCTTCGAAAATTGACCATTTCCGATTGTCCAAGACTAAAATCCTTGTCTAGTGTTGCAGAACACCTAACTTGTCTTGAGATCCTTTCTATCATTGTTTGCCCAGAATTGATGACTCTGCCAACTAACATGAATAAGCTAACTTCCCTCCATGATGTTGGAATCTGCGCCGGGGAAGACAATGGTAGAGTACCAGAAGGTCTTCAATGTATCCCATCTCTCAAATCTCTGATGCTAGTTGAAGTAGATTCATTGCCAGAGTGGTTGGGAGATATGACTTCTCTGCAACGCTTATTCATTGGTCGCTCTCCAAGGATAAGGTCAGTTCCAAGTAGCTTTCGAAACCTGACAAACTTGCGTTCCCTCACAATTGAGAAATGTGATGGGCTGGAGCAGCGATGCCAGAGAGAGACAGGGGAAGATTGGCCAAACATTGCTCACGTTCCACACGTTGAGTTGATTCCCACGCAGCAACAGAAACATACATGTTGGG AACTGGCCAAATTCAGTTGGAATACGAGGAAGGCAAACATATCAGGATTTCcagaatttaatatatttaactcaATGGTTGAAGGTCTCCATGAGCAGAACCAAGATTAG